The following proteins come from a genomic window of Miscanthus floridulus cultivar M001 chromosome 2, ASM1932011v1, whole genome shotgun sequence:
- the LOC136535786 gene encoding uncharacterized protein isoform X1: MHRNAPACSTCIALPIHESSRFAVTGILPIPRRDKKSFPRSLSRPSACSRALLHITLSLPFTSQVPVRGKPSLFFTSWEELVSRALRAMTAARSRCCLQAAVLLWAALSPWALALAAAAVPAKLKAAPAPVVTGPMSRVEDATMFRIYYGQSLKVIKNSGDGKSYLLMQNTSKMASKTKYCTGRIKSFVIPLANFSVDTTTSPVSFFELLGVIENLKGITSNQVASQCVLQSYTSGNAQLVNRTDAQTLSQFTAHFISDTDEDRGCNFAAYVPLEEDTPLQRAEWIKYLGTFTNSEGRANAVYDAIKTNYLCLSKAAANLSTRFKPIVAWIEFTQGMWTFVKESYTLQYVTDAGAEIVDATITNKRFNSSDPEDMDNFHAILCTVDVVIDQTYALEPAEYKLSTFLENVNVSHDSGYSFVSNRSIWRFDKRIGASGTLDWYDGAISQPQLVLGDLIEVFFPTGNYTTIYFRNLAKEEGVTEIGPEMCARSISTPMEPIILPCE, translated from the exons ATGCACCGCAATGCACCAGCATGCAGCACATGCATTGCCTTGCCAATTCACGAATCCAGTCGATTCGCAGTCACAGGAATCCTACCAATTCCGCGCCGTGACAAGAAGAGCTTCCCAAGGTCTCTGTCACGGCCGAGTGCATGCTCACGGGCTCTTCTTCATATCACATTGTCACTTCCCTTCACTTCCCAAGTTCCCGTCAGGGGCAAGCCATCACTGTTCTTCACGAGCTGGGAAGAGCTCGTGAGCCGCGCATTGAGGGCGATGACCGCTGCTCGTAGCCGCTGCTGCCTGCAGGCGGCGGTGCTGCTCTGGGCGGCGCTCTCACCGTGGGCGCTCGCTTTAGCGGCCGCGGCCGTGCCGGCAAAGCTCAAGGCCGCGCCGGCGCCTGTGGTGACCGGGCCGATGTCCAGGGTGGAGGACGCCACGATGTTTCGGATATACTACGGCCAGAGCTTAAAGGTCATCAAGAACTCCGGCGACGGCAAGAGCTACCTTCTCATGCAG AACACGTCCAAGATGGCATCAAAGACGAAGTATTGCACGGGGAGGATCAAGTCGTTCGTAATCCCCCTCGCCAACTTCTCCGTCGACACCACGACTTCTCCAG TGTCATTCTTTGAG CTGCTTGGAGTGATAGAAAACTTGAAAGGAATAACATCAAACCAAGTTGCTTCTCAGTGTGTGCTCCAATCATATACAAGTGGAAATGCCCAGCTTGTGAATAGAACTGATGCACAGACACTCTCGCAGTTTACCGCACATTTCATAAGCGATACAGATGAAGATAGAGGTTGCAACTTCGCAGCATATGTACCCTTAGAAGAGGATACACCATTGCAG AGGGCTGAGTGGATCAAGTACTTGGGAACTTTCACAAACTCTGAAGGCAGGGCTAATGCTGTCTATGATGCA ATAAAGACAAACTACCTGTGCTTAAGCAAAGCAGCTGCAAACCTTAGCACAAGATTCAAGCCTATAGTAGCGTGGATTGAATTCACACAG GGGATGTGGACATTTGTTAAAGAAAGTTACACCTTACAG TATGTCACAGATGCAGGGGCAGAAATTGTTGATGCAACTATTACAAATAAGAGATTTAATAGTTCAGATCCAGAGGACATGGACAACTTCCATGCTATTCTTTGT ACAGTGGACGTGGTCATTGATCAGACATATGCTTTGGAGCCTGCAGAGTACAAACTATCCACTTTTTTGGAGAACGTTAATGTTAGCCACGACTCCGGCTATAGTTTTGTATCAAACCGCAGCATATGGAGATTTGACAAAAGGATAGGAGCTTCTGGGACACTTG ATTGGTACGACGGAGCTATCTCACAGCCTCAGTTGGTTCTTGGAGATCTCATAGAAGTTTTCTTCCCAACAGGGAACTACACAACAATTTACTTCAGGAATCTTGCAAAG GAAGAAGGGGTCACAGAGATTGGCCCTGAAATGTGCGCTAGGAGCATATCCACACCCATGGAGCCTATAATCCTGCCCTGCGAATGA
- the LOC136535786 gene encoding uncharacterized protein isoform X3 translates to MHRNAPACSTCIALPIHESSRFAVTGILPIPRRDKKSFPRSLSRPSACSRALLHITLSLPFTSQVPVRGKPSLFFTSWEELVSRALRAMTAARSRCCLQAAVLLWAALSPWALALAAAAVPAKLKAAPAPVVTGPMSRVEDATMFRIYYGQSLKVIKNSGDGKSYLLMQNTSKMASKTKYCTGRIKSFVIPLANFSVDTTTSPVSFFELLGVIENLKGITSNQVASQCVLQSYTSGNAQLVNRTDAQTLSQFTAHFISDTDEDRGCNFAAYVPLEEDTPLQRAEWIKYLGTFTNSEGRANAVYDAIKTNYLCLSKAAANLSTRFKPIVAWIEFTQGMWTFVKESYTLQYVTDAGAEIVDATITNKRFNSSDPEDMDNFHAILCTVDVVIDQTYALEPAEYKLSTFLENVNVSHDSGYSFVSNRSIWRFDKRIGASGTLGNYTTIYFRNLAKEEGVTEIGPEMCARSISTPMEPIILPCE, encoded by the exons ATGCACCGCAATGCACCAGCATGCAGCACATGCATTGCCTTGCCAATTCACGAATCCAGTCGATTCGCAGTCACAGGAATCCTACCAATTCCGCGCCGTGACAAGAAGAGCTTCCCAAGGTCTCTGTCACGGCCGAGTGCATGCTCACGGGCTCTTCTTCATATCACATTGTCACTTCCCTTCACTTCCCAAGTTCCCGTCAGGGGCAAGCCATCACTGTTCTTCACGAGCTGGGAAGAGCTCGTGAGCCGCGCATTGAGGGCGATGACCGCTGCTCGTAGCCGCTGCTGCCTGCAGGCGGCGGTGCTGCTCTGGGCGGCGCTCTCACCGTGGGCGCTCGCTTTAGCGGCCGCGGCCGTGCCGGCAAAGCTCAAGGCCGCGCCGGCGCCTGTGGTGACCGGGCCGATGTCCAGGGTGGAGGACGCCACGATGTTTCGGATATACTACGGCCAGAGCTTAAAGGTCATCAAGAACTCCGGCGACGGCAAGAGCTACCTTCTCATGCAG AACACGTCCAAGATGGCATCAAAGACGAAGTATTGCACGGGGAGGATCAAGTCGTTCGTAATCCCCCTCGCCAACTTCTCCGTCGACACCACGACTTCTCCAG TGTCATTCTTTGAG CTGCTTGGAGTGATAGAAAACTTGAAAGGAATAACATCAAACCAAGTTGCTTCTCAGTGTGTGCTCCAATCATATACAAGTGGAAATGCCCAGCTTGTGAATAGAACTGATGCACAGACACTCTCGCAGTTTACCGCACATTTCATAAGCGATACAGATGAAGATAGAGGTTGCAACTTCGCAGCATATGTACCCTTAGAAGAGGATACACCATTGCAG AGGGCTGAGTGGATCAAGTACTTGGGAACTTTCACAAACTCTGAAGGCAGGGCTAATGCTGTCTATGATGCA ATAAAGACAAACTACCTGTGCTTAAGCAAAGCAGCTGCAAACCTTAGCACAAGATTCAAGCCTATAGTAGCGTGGATTGAATTCACACAG GGGATGTGGACATTTGTTAAAGAAAGTTACACCTTACAG TATGTCACAGATGCAGGGGCAGAAATTGTTGATGCAACTATTACAAATAAGAGATTTAATAGTTCAGATCCAGAGGACATGGACAACTTCCATGCTATTCTTTGT ACAGTGGACGTGGTCATTGATCAGACATATGCTTTGGAGCCTGCAGAGTACAAACTATCCACTTTTTTGGAGAACGTTAATGTTAGCCACGACTCCGGCTATAGTTTTGTATCAAACCGCAGCATATGGAGATTTGACAAAAGGATAGGAGCTTCTGGGACACTTG GGAACTACACAACAATTTACTTCAGGAATCTTGCAAAG GAAGAAGGGGTCACAGAGATTGGCCCTGAAATGTGCGCTAGGAGCATATCCACACCCATGGAGCCTATAATCCTGCCCTGCGAATGA
- the LOC136535786 gene encoding uncharacterized protein isoform X6: MHRNAPACSTCIALPIHESSRFAVTGILPIPRRDKKSFPRSLSRPSACSRALLHITLSLPFTSQVPVRGKPSLFFTSWEELVSRALRAMTAARSRCCLQAAVLLWAALSPWALALAAAAVPAKLKAAPAPVVTGPMSRVEDATMFRIYYGQSLKVIKNSGDGKSYLLMQNTSKMASKTKYCTGRIKSFVIPLANFSVDTTTSPVSFFELLGVIENLKGITSNQVASQCVLQSYTSGNAQLVNRTDAQTLSQFTAHFISDTDEDRGCNFAAYVPLEEDTPLQRAEWIKYLGTFTNSEGRANAVYDAIKTNYLCLSKAAANLSTRFKPIVAWIEFTQGMWTFVKESYTLQYVTDAGAEIVDATITNKRFNSSDPEDMDNFHAILCGTTQQFTSGILQRKKGSQRLALKCALGAYPHPWSL; this comes from the exons ATGCACCGCAATGCACCAGCATGCAGCACATGCATTGCCTTGCCAATTCACGAATCCAGTCGATTCGCAGTCACAGGAATCCTACCAATTCCGCGCCGTGACAAGAAGAGCTTCCCAAGGTCTCTGTCACGGCCGAGTGCATGCTCACGGGCTCTTCTTCATATCACATTGTCACTTCCCTTCACTTCCCAAGTTCCCGTCAGGGGCAAGCCATCACTGTTCTTCACGAGCTGGGAAGAGCTCGTGAGCCGCGCATTGAGGGCGATGACCGCTGCTCGTAGCCGCTGCTGCCTGCAGGCGGCGGTGCTGCTCTGGGCGGCGCTCTCACCGTGGGCGCTCGCTTTAGCGGCCGCGGCCGTGCCGGCAAAGCTCAAGGCCGCGCCGGCGCCTGTGGTGACCGGGCCGATGTCCAGGGTGGAGGACGCCACGATGTTTCGGATATACTACGGCCAGAGCTTAAAGGTCATCAAGAACTCCGGCGACGGCAAGAGCTACCTTCTCATGCAG AACACGTCCAAGATGGCATCAAAGACGAAGTATTGCACGGGGAGGATCAAGTCGTTCGTAATCCCCCTCGCCAACTTCTCCGTCGACACCACGACTTCTCCAG TGTCATTCTTTGAG CTGCTTGGAGTGATAGAAAACTTGAAAGGAATAACATCAAACCAAGTTGCTTCTCAGTGTGTGCTCCAATCATATACAAGTGGAAATGCCCAGCTTGTGAATAGAACTGATGCACAGACACTCTCGCAGTTTACCGCACATTTCATAAGCGATACAGATGAAGATAGAGGTTGCAACTTCGCAGCATATGTACCCTTAGAAGAGGATACACCATTGCAG AGGGCTGAGTGGATCAAGTACTTGGGAACTTTCACAAACTCTGAAGGCAGGGCTAATGCTGTCTATGATGCA ATAAAGACAAACTACCTGTGCTTAAGCAAAGCAGCTGCAAACCTTAGCACAAGATTCAAGCCTATAGTAGCGTGGATTGAATTCACACAG GGGATGTGGACATTTGTTAAAGAAAGTTACACCTTACAG TATGTCACAGATGCAGGGGCAGAAATTGTTGATGCAACTATTACAAATAAGAGATTTAATAGTTCAGATCCAGAGGACATGGACAACTTCCATGCTATTCTTTGT GGAACTACACAACAATTTACTTCAGGAATCTTGCAAAG GAAGAAGGGGTCACAGAGATTGGCCCTGAAATGTGCGCTAGGAGCATATCCACACCCATGGAGCCTATAA
- the LOC136535789 gene encoding THO complex subunit 7B-like, with the protein MLAKGRKVAGRGEEMSAHYAFGPQDDDAIIKHRLLTRTTTTRGEPPLKKLQKKFMSFATEIEKDTDNVSDCERLYKAFLQEINTFELPLLKSKAVVDANIREKESFNELQVEIERQILQAKTDIEDLKKQLEQSKIERQHKEECEAIRKLISLQPPRSETEKLIADLEKEIADLEAENVACIRTLELRKKQFALLLHVVEELQISVEDEQKSIADELRAIAGEQKMSIEEEGSIGASDSMVD; encoded by the exons ATGCTTGCCAAAGGGAGGAAGGTAGCTGGAAGGGGTGAAGAAATGTCTGCACATTATGCGTTTGGACCACAGGATGATGATGCAATTATTAAACACAGGCTTCTGACTAGGACGACGACCACCAGGGGTGAACCGCCACTAAAGAAGCTTCAGAAGAAGTTCATGTCCTTTGCCACTGAGATCGAGAAGGACACAGATAACGTAAGTGACTGCGAAAGACTGTACAAGGCCTTTCTACAGGAAATTAACACCTTTGAGCTACCTCTTTTGAAAAGCAAGGCTGTGGTTGATGCAAACATTAGGGAGAAGGAAAGCTTTAATGAGCTGCAGGTTGAGATTGAGCGACAGATCTTGCAAGCTAAGACTGATATTGAGGACCTTAAGAAGCAACTTGAGCAGAGCAAGATCGAAAGACAGCACAAAGAAGAGTGTGAAGCCATCCGGAAGCTGATTTCTTTGCAGCCTCCACGGTCAGAAACTGAAAAACTCATTGCAGATCTTGAGAAGGAGATAGCTGATTTGGAGGCTGAGAATGTAGCATGCATAAGGACTTTGGAACTGAGGAAGAAGCAGTTTGCCCTTCTTTTACATGTG GTTGAGGAATTGCAGATCTCGGTTGAAGATGAGCAAAAGAGTATAGCAGATGAGCTGAGAGCCATTGCCGGAGAGCAGAAGATGAGcatagaagaagaagggagcatcGGTGCTTCAGATTCCATGGTTGACTGA
- the LOC136535786 gene encoding uncharacterized protein isoform X4 — MHRNAPACSTCIALPIHESSRFAVTGILPIPRRDKKSFPRSLSRPSACSRALLHITLSLPFTSQVPVRGKPSLFFTSWEELVSRALRAMTAARSRCCLQAAVLLWAALSPWALALAAAAVPAKLKAAPAPVVTGPMSRVEDATMFRIYYGQSLKVIKNSGDGKSYLLMQNTSKMASKTKYCTGRIKSFVIPLANFSVDTTTSPVSFFELLGVIENLKGITSNQVASQCVLQSYTSGNAQLVNRTDAQTLSQFTAHFISDTDEDRGCNFAAYVPLEEDTPLQRAEWIKYLGTFTNSEGRANAVYDAIKTNYLCLSKAAANLSTRFKPIVAWIEFTQGMWTFVKESYTLQTVDVVIDQTYALEPAEYKLSTFLENVNVSHDSGYSFVSNRSIWRFDKRIGASGTLDWYDGAISQPQLVLGDLIEVFFPTGNYTTIYFRNLAKEEGVTEIGPEMCARSISTPMEPIILPCE; from the exons ATGCACCGCAATGCACCAGCATGCAGCACATGCATTGCCTTGCCAATTCACGAATCCAGTCGATTCGCAGTCACAGGAATCCTACCAATTCCGCGCCGTGACAAGAAGAGCTTCCCAAGGTCTCTGTCACGGCCGAGTGCATGCTCACGGGCTCTTCTTCATATCACATTGTCACTTCCCTTCACTTCCCAAGTTCCCGTCAGGGGCAAGCCATCACTGTTCTTCACGAGCTGGGAAGAGCTCGTGAGCCGCGCATTGAGGGCGATGACCGCTGCTCGTAGCCGCTGCTGCCTGCAGGCGGCGGTGCTGCTCTGGGCGGCGCTCTCACCGTGGGCGCTCGCTTTAGCGGCCGCGGCCGTGCCGGCAAAGCTCAAGGCCGCGCCGGCGCCTGTGGTGACCGGGCCGATGTCCAGGGTGGAGGACGCCACGATGTTTCGGATATACTACGGCCAGAGCTTAAAGGTCATCAAGAACTCCGGCGACGGCAAGAGCTACCTTCTCATGCAG AACACGTCCAAGATGGCATCAAAGACGAAGTATTGCACGGGGAGGATCAAGTCGTTCGTAATCCCCCTCGCCAACTTCTCCGTCGACACCACGACTTCTCCAG TGTCATTCTTTGAG CTGCTTGGAGTGATAGAAAACTTGAAAGGAATAACATCAAACCAAGTTGCTTCTCAGTGTGTGCTCCAATCATATACAAGTGGAAATGCCCAGCTTGTGAATAGAACTGATGCACAGACACTCTCGCAGTTTACCGCACATTTCATAAGCGATACAGATGAAGATAGAGGTTGCAACTTCGCAGCATATGTACCCTTAGAAGAGGATACACCATTGCAG AGGGCTGAGTGGATCAAGTACTTGGGAACTTTCACAAACTCTGAAGGCAGGGCTAATGCTGTCTATGATGCA ATAAAGACAAACTACCTGTGCTTAAGCAAAGCAGCTGCAAACCTTAGCACAAGATTCAAGCCTATAGTAGCGTGGATTGAATTCACACAG GGGATGTGGACATTTGTTAAAGAAAGTTACACCTTACAG ACAGTGGACGTGGTCATTGATCAGACATATGCTTTGGAGCCTGCAGAGTACAAACTATCCACTTTTTTGGAGAACGTTAATGTTAGCCACGACTCCGGCTATAGTTTTGTATCAAACCGCAGCATATGGAGATTTGACAAAAGGATAGGAGCTTCTGGGACACTTG ATTGGTACGACGGAGCTATCTCACAGCCTCAGTTGGTTCTTGGAGATCTCATAGAAGTTTTCTTCCCAACAGGGAACTACACAACAATTTACTTCAGGAATCTTGCAAAG GAAGAAGGGGTCACAGAGATTGGCCCTGAAATGTGCGCTAGGAGCATATCCACACCCATGGAGCCTATAATCCTGCCCTGCGAATGA
- the LOC136535786 gene encoding uncharacterized protein isoform X5 — protein MHRNAPACSTCIALPIHESSRFAVTGILPIPRRDKKSFPRSLSRPSACSRALLHITLSLPFTSQVPVRGKPSLFFTSWEELVSRALRAMTAARSRCCLQAAVLLWAALSPWALALAAAAVPAKLKAAPAPVVTGPMSRVEDATMFRIYYGQSLKVIKNSGDGKSYLLMQNTSKMASKTKYCTGRIKSFVIPLANFSVDTTTSPVSFFELLGVIENLKGITSNQVASQCVLQSYTSGNAQLVNRTDAQTLSQFTAHFISDTDEDRGCNFAAYVPLEEDTPLQRAEWIKYLGTFTNSEGRANAVYDAIKTNYLCLSKAAANLSTRFKPIVAWIEFTQGMWTFVKESYTLQYVTDAGAEIVDATITNKRFNSSDPEDMDNFHAILCTVDVVIDQTYALEPAEYKLSTFLENVNVSHDSGYSFVSNRSIWRFDKRIGASGTLEMVS, from the exons ATGCACCGCAATGCACCAGCATGCAGCACATGCATTGCCTTGCCAATTCACGAATCCAGTCGATTCGCAGTCACAGGAATCCTACCAATTCCGCGCCGTGACAAGAAGAGCTTCCCAAGGTCTCTGTCACGGCCGAGTGCATGCTCACGGGCTCTTCTTCATATCACATTGTCACTTCCCTTCACTTCCCAAGTTCCCGTCAGGGGCAAGCCATCACTGTTCTTCACGAGCTGGGAAGAGCTCGTGAGCCGCGCATTGAGGGCGATGACCGCTGCTCGTAGCCGCTGCTGCCTGCAGGCGGCGGTGCTGCTCTGGGCGGCGCTCTCACCGTGGGCGCTCGCTTTAGCGGCCGCGGCCGTGCCGGCAAAGCTCAAGGCCGCGCCGGCGCCTGTGGTGACCGGGCCGATGTCCAGGGTGGAGGACGCCACGATGTTTCGGATATACTACGGCCAGAGCTTAAAGGTCATCAAGAACTCCGGCGACGGCAAGAGCTACCTTCTCATGCAG AACACGTCCAAGATGGCATCAAAGACGAAGTATTGCACGGGGAGGATCAAGTCGTTCGTAATCCCCCTCGCCAACTTCTCCGTCGACACCACGACTTCTCCAG TGTCATTCTTTGAG CTGCTTGGAGTGATAGAAAACTTGAAAGGAATAACATCAAACCAAGTTGCTTCTCAGTGTGTGCTCCAATCATATACAAGTGGAAATGCCCAGCTTGTGAATAGAACTGATGCACAGACACTCTCGCAGTTTACCGCACATTTCATAAGCGATACAGATGAAGATAGAGGTTGCAACTTCGCAGCATATGTACCCTTAGAAGAGGATACACCATTGCAG AGGGCTGAGTGGATCAAGTACTTGGGAACTTTCACAAACTCTGAAGGCAGGGCTAATGCTGTCTATGATGCA ATAAAGACAAACTACCTGTGCTTAAGCAAAGCAGCTGCAAACCTTAGCACAAGATTCAAGCCTATAGTAGCGTGGATTGAATTCACACAG GGGATGTGGACATTTGTTAAAGAAAGTTACACCTTACAG TATGTCACAGATGCAGGGGCAGAAATTGTTGATGCAACTATTACAAATAAGAGATTTAATAGTTCAGATCCAGAGGACATGGACAACTTCCATGCTATTCTTTGT ACAGTGGACGTGGTCATTGATCAGACATATGCTTTGGAGCCTGCAGAGTACAAACTATCCACTTTTTTGGAGAACGTTAATGTTAGCCACGACTCCGGCTATAGTTTTGTATCAAACCGCAGCATATGGAGATTTGACAAAAGGATAGGAGCTTCTGGGACACTTG AAATGGTGTCATAG
- the LOC136535790 gene encoding uncharacterized protein, which produces MSKALEKDKEIGEEEEEEEEYVLLELDNCLYSDISPGAPFVLSKKGGLDTLTPTLIVGDSLKMIGEYEETIGTCYLFSESEAEPKPTSDEMAPSEENTDKPASSSKEAPSKEVNHLASVQKILKFQPINAEHSQHRAYQHEDKEL; this is translated from the exons ATGTCAAAAGCACTTGAGAAAGATAAGGAAATTggtgaagaggaagaggaggaagaggagtatGTATTGCTAGAGTTGGACAATTGTCTTTATTCAGACATATCGCCAGGTGCTCCGTTCGTACTCtctaaaaagggc GGTTTGGATACATTGACACCTACCTTGATAGTAGGTGACAGTCTGAAGATG ATCGGAGAATATGAAGAAACTATTGGCACCTGCTATCTATTCTCTGAAAGTG AAGCTGAACCAAAACCTACAAGTGATGAGATGGCACCTTCTGAAGAAAACACAGACAAACCAGCTAGCAGCAGTAAGGAAGCACCCTCGAAGGAGGTGAACCATCTCGCCAGCGTTCAAAAGATCCTCAAATTTCAGCCAATCAATGCGGAGCATTCGCAGCATCGAGCATATCAGCACGAGGACAAGGAACTCTAg
- the LOC136535786 gene encoding uncharacterized protein isoform X2 — MHRNAPACSTCIALPIHESSRFAVTGILPIPRRDKKSFPRSLSRPSACSRALLHITLSLPFTSQVPVRGKPSLFFTSWEELVSRALRAMTAARSRCCLQAAVLLWAALSPWALALAAAAVPAKLKAAPAPVVTGPMSRVEDATMFRIYYGQSLKVIKNSGDGKSYLLMQMASKTKYCTGRIKSFVIPLANFSVDTTTSPVSFFELLGVIENLKGITSNQVASQCVLQSYTSGNAQLVNRTDAQTLSQFTAHFISDTDEDRGCNFAAYVPLEEDTPLQRAEWIKYLGTFTNSEGRANAVYDAIKTNYLCLSKAAANLSTRFKPIVAWIEFTQGMWTFVKESYTLQYVTDAGAEIVDATITNKRFNSSDPEDMDNFHAILCTVDVVIDQTYALEPAEYKLSTFLENVNVSHDSGYSFVSNRSIWRFDKRIGASGTLDWYDGAISQPQLVLGDLIEVFFPTGNYTTIYFRNLAKEEGVTEIGPEMCARSISTPMEPIILPCE, encoded by the exons ATGCACCGCAATGCACCAGCATGCAGCACATGCATTGCCTTGCCAATTCACGAATCCAGTCGATTCGCAGTCACAGGAATCCTACCAATTCCGCGCCGTGACAAGAAGAGCTTCCCAAGGTCTCTGTCACGGCCGAGTGCATGCTCACGGGCTCTTCTTCATATCACATTGTCACTTCCCTTCACTTCCCAAGTTCCCGTCAGGGGCAAGCCATCACTGTTCTTCACGAGCTGGGAAGAGCTCGTGAGCCGCGCATTGAGGGCGATGACCGCTGCTCGTAGCCGCTGCTGCCTGCAGGCGGCGGTGCTGCTCTGGGCGGCGCTCTCACCGTGGGCGCTCGCTTTAGCGGCCGCGGCCGTGCCGGCAAAGCTCAAGGCCGCGCCGGCGCCTGTGGTGACCGGGCCGATGTCCAGGGTGGAGGACGCCACGATGTTTCGGATATACTACGGCCAGAGCTTAAAGGTCATCAAGAACTCCGGCGACGGCAAGAGCTACCTTCTCATGCAG ATGGCATCAAAGACGAAGTATTGCACGGGGAGGATCAAGTCGTTCGTAATCCCCCTCGCCAACTTCTCCGTCGACACCACGACTTCTCCAG TGTCATTCTTTGAG CTGCTTGGAGTGATAGAAAACTTGAAAGGAATAACATCAAACCAAGTTGCTTCTCAGTGTGTGCTCCAATCATATACAAGTGGAAATGCCCAGCTTGTGAATAGAACTGATGCACAGACACTCTCGCAGTTTACCGCACATTTCATAAGCGATACAGATGAAGATAGAGGTTGCAACTTCGCAGCATATGTACCCTTAGAAGAGGATACACCATTGCAG AGGGCTGAGTGGATCAAGTACTTGGGAACTTTCACAAACTCTGAAGGCAGGGCTAATGCTGTCTATGATGCA ATAAAGACAAACTACCTGTGCTTAAGCAAAGCAGCTGCAAACCTTAGCACAAGATTCAAGCCTATAGTAGCGTGGATTGAATTCACACAG GGGATGTGGACATTTGTTAAAGAAAGTTACACCTTACAG TATGTCACAGATGCAGGGGCAGAAATTGTTGATGCAACTATTACAAATAAGAGATTTAATAGTTCAGATCCAGAGGACATGGACAACTTCCATGCTATTCTTTGT ACAGTGGACGTGGTCATTGATCAGACATATGCTTTGGAGCCTGCAGAGTACAAACTATCCACTTTTTTGGAGAACGTTAATGTTAGCCACGACTCCGGCTATAGTTTTGTATCAAACCGCAGCATATGGAGATTTGACAAAAGGATAGGAGCTTCTGGGACACTTG ATTGGTACGACGGAGCTATCTCACAGCCTCAGTTGGTTCTTGGAGATCTCATAGAAGTTTTCTTCCCAACAGGGAACTACACAACAATTTACTTCAGGAATCTTGCAAAG GAAGAAGGGGTCACAGAGATTGGCCCTGAAATGTGCGCTAGGAGCATATCCACACCCATGGAGCCTATAATCCTGCCCTGCGAATGA